One Faecalicatena sp. Marseille-Q4148 DNA window includes the following coding sequences:
- the srtB gene encoding class B sortase, protein MVRMNKSKILFWFCLLLVVGGFAVGGSYLLKQKDNQNIYEKVREEKKEIPKKEPTEEPEAVPEPVEIPVNFQELQAMNPDIYAWIEIPGTEVNYPIVQSANDREYYLDHTIEGAEGLPGSIYTENLNTTTFQDKNTVVYGHNMRDKSMFGGLKYYADSAYMEEHKQIYIYTPEHIYTYEVFGAVTYDDRHLLLSYDFNNTEDYQTFLDSLSQMRNMNTYINKERPVTIEDRILTLSTCTGNEQQRFLVEAVLIDEK, encoded by the coding sequence GTGGTTCGAATGAATAAAAGTAAAATACTTTTTTGGTTCTGCCTGCTTCTCGTTGTAGGCGGTTTTGCAGTAGGAGGCAGCTATCTCCTGAAGCAGAAGGACAATCAGAACATTTACGAGAAGGTTCGGGAAGAGAAGAAAGAGATTCCCAAAAAAGAGCCGACCGAGGAGCCGGAAGCAGTTCCGGAGCCGGTGGAGATTCCGGTGAACTTTCAGGAACTGCAGGCAATGAATCCCGATATTTATGCCTGGATTGAAATTCCGGGAACAGAAGTGAACTACCCAATTGTCCAGAGCGCCAATGACCGGGAATACTATCTGGATCATACCATTGAAGGAGCAGAGGGACTTCCGGGCTCCATTTACACAGAGAATCTGAATACGACGACATTTCAAGATAAGAATACCGTTGTGTATGGACATAATATGCGGGACAAGTCCATGTTTGGCGGCTTGAAGTATTATGCTGACAGCGCTTACATGGAAGAACATAAGCAGATTTATATTTATACACCGGAGCATATTTATACATATGAAGTGTTTGGTGCAGTGACTTACGATGACAGACATTTGCTGCTTTCCTATGATTTCAACAATACAGAGGATTATCAGACATTTCTTGATTCCCTCTCTCAAATGCGGAATATGAATACTTATATTAATAAAGAGCGCCCAGTGACGATCGAGGACAGAATCTTAACATTGTCTACTTGCACGGGCAATGAACAACAGAGGTTTCTTGTGGAGGCAGTACTGATCGATGAAAAATAA
- a CDS encoding polysaccharide export protein, whose amino-acid sequence MGTGKMMNEENRREMDGGEIDLLALMYALLKKWWLLLIGFVAGGAVAFVVTWQLITPTYQSSATLYMVSSTVTISSMADLQLGSALAEDFGKIVTSKTVVDRAAERLKRENGKSFTRGQIMGMLSVSNTATRMLTLTTVAEDPEDACDVANAVAEESVTRISEITKTDPPSIVEKAEVSTAPSGPNTKKNTMLGCLLGFVLVAGLITVKHLMNDNIRTEEDIERALGLKTLVVIPMEKASRRQRTESGSNE is encoded by the coding sequence GTGGGTACAGGAAAGATGATGAATGAAGAGAATAGAAGAGAGATGGACGGCGGCGAGATCGATCTGCTTGCCTTAATGTACGCCCTGTTAAAGAAATGGTGGTTACTATTGATAGGATTTGTTGCTGGAGGAGCAGTGGCTTTTGTTGTAACCTGGCAGCTGATTACACCGACCTATCAGTCCAGCGCAACCCTCTATATGGTGTCTTCCACGGTAACAATTAGTTCTATGGCGGACTTACAGCTGGGAAGCGCGCTGGCAGAGGATTTTGGAAAGATTGTGACGAGTAAGACCGTTGTGGACAGAGCGGCGGAGCGATTAAAGCGAGAGAACGGAAAGAGCTTTACGAGAGGGCAGATTATGGGGATGCTGTCAGTTTCTAATACGGCGACACGTATGTTGACGCTGACAACCGTGGCAGAAGATCCGGAAGATGCCTGCGATGTGGCTAATGCGGTGGCAGAAGAATCGGTAACAAGAATTTCGGAGATTACAAAGACAGATCCGCCGTCTATCGTGGAAAAGGCAGAAGTGTCAACAGCGCCGAGTGGACCGAATACAAAGAAGAATACCATGCTTGGATGTCTTCTTGGTTTTGTGCTTGTAGCAGGGTTAATCACAGTGAAACATCTTATGAATGACAATATCCGTACAGAAGAGGATATTGAGCGCGCACTTGGATTGAAGACACTTGTTGTGATTCCGATGGAGAAGGCTTCACGCAGACAGCGGACAGAGAGTGGTTCGAATGAATAA
- a CDS encoding CpsD/CapB family tyrosine-protein kinase: MNRIVINNKLERSTRIREAYRTLRTNIEFTGIENRVIAVTSCLPGDGKTTVSFQMAKTFVDAGYKTLLVDADMRKSVLANRLDATGMEQGLSHFLSGYAGVQEIVYSTDIHNLYMIPTGVFPVNPTELLGNNRFETLIAAVRNTFEYIIIDTPPIGSVVDAAVIAKHCDGSILVLAEDKASRMEARRAVEQMRTANPNILGVVLNKVEIGRGSYYAKNYKNYYQKNYYEDEKRKK, from the coding sequence GTGAATCGTATCGTTATTAATAATAAATTAGAGAGAAGCACGCGTATCCGTGAAGCATATCGTACTCTGCGAACGAATATCGAGTTTACAGGGATTGAGAACCGGGTTATTGCGGTGACAAGCTGTCTGCCTGGAGACGGGAAGACAACTGTATCCTTTCAGATGGCAAAGACGTTTGTTGATGCAGGGTATAAGACTTTACTTGTCGATGCAGATATGAGAAAGTCTGTCCTTGCTAATCGCTTGGATGCCACGGGGATGGAACAGGGATTAAGCCATTTCCTTTCCGGATATGCCGGAGTGCAGGAGATTGTCTATTCCACAGACATCCACAATCTATATATGATTCCGACAGGAGTATTTCCGGTGAATCCGACAGAACTGCTTGGGAATAATCGCTTCGAAACACTGATTGCGGCGGTACGAAACACGTTTGAGTACATCATTATTGATACACCGCCGATTGGCAGCGTTGTAGATGCAGCTGTCATTGCTAAGCACTGTGATGGCTCCATTCTTGTCCTTGCAGAAGATAAGGCATCCAGAATGGAAGCCCGCCGGGCCGTGGAGCAGATGCGGACAGCGAATCCGAACATTCTTGGGGTGGTGCTGAATAAAGTAGAGATTGGACGTGGTTCTTATTATGCAAAGAACTATAAGAACTATTATCAGAAGAACTACTATGAGGATGAAAAGAGGAAGAAATAG
- a CDS encoding phosphotransferase: protein MKSLLILGAGGFGQMVKETALALGYENVVFLDDAAKAEDVIGMCCDYVLKHSEYPAAVAAFGNNKTRLFWTEKLLEEGYEVPVIIHPSAIVSLSAVFEPGCFIMQRAVVNTNTRIEKAVLINSGAVVDHDSVVEKGAHVGLGSVVKAHCTIKEGHKVEAGEVIFSTRRKIEGADSRSLEDAVYAFGFGTNCSYVKPFGEGHINETYAVYMPEQDGQDVPRYVLQRINTNVFKNPDQVMDNIFGVTEYLRNVIRQDGGDLDRETLSYIKTKDGESYFEDDNGQPWRCLHYVPNSVCYQQVERPEQFYQSALSFGHFLKQLGDYPAESLYETIPQFHDTVKRFRDFDDAQRKDVKNRARHCRPEIEFVLKRENDCGVLMQQLGEGLLPLRVTHNDTKLNNILFDADTGKGLCIIDLDTIMPGLAANDFGDSIRFGASTAEEDEKDLEKVHFDINLYEMYVKGYLETAKDVLTPEEIASLPWGARLMTLECGMRFLADFLQGDVYFKTAYPEHNLVRARTQFRLVEEMEEQFDEMNRILKTYL, encoded by the coding sequence ATGAAAAGTTTATTAATTCTTGGTGCAGGCGGTTTCGGCCAGATGGTGAAGGAGACGGCCTTAGCACTTGGCTATGAGAACGTAGTATTTTTAGACGATGCAGCGAAAGCAGAGGATGTCATCGGAATGTGCTGTGACTATGTGTTAAAACATTCCGAATATCCGGCTGCGGTAGCTGCCTTTGGCAACAATAAGACTCGTTTGTTCTGGACAGAGAAGCTGTTGGAAGAAGGATATGAAGTGCCGGTGATCATACATCCGTCAGCTATCGTAAGTCTTAGTGCAGTGTTCGAACCGGGTTGTTTCATTATGCAGAGAGCCGTTGTGAATACGAATACAAGGATCGAGAAGGCTGTTTTGATCAACAGTGGAGCTGTTGTAGACCATGATTCCGTTGTCGAGAAAGGGGCTCATGTCGGGCTTGGAAGTGTGGTAAAGGCCCATTGCACCATTAAGGAAGGTCATAAGGTGGAAGCAGGAGAAGTGATTTTCTCTACGAGGAGGAAGATTGAGGGAGCAGATAGCAGAAGTCTGGAAGATGCGGTATATGCCTTTGGCTTTGGAACGAACTGCAGCTATGTGAAGCCGTTTGGCGAAGGACATATTAATGAGACATATGCAGTATATATGCCGGAGCAGGATGGTCAGGACGTACCGCGCTACGTGCTTCAGCGAATTAATACAAATGTGTTTAAGAACCCGGATCAGGTCATGGACAATATTTTTGGAGTAACGGAGTATTTGAGAAATGTCATCCGTCAGGACGGTGGAGACTTAGATCGGGAGACTTTATCCTATATTAAGACGAAAGACGGAGAAAGCTATTTTGAAGATGATAATGGACAGCCATGGCGCTGCCTTCATTATGTTCCGAATTCCGTATGCTATCAGCAGGTGGAACGGCCAGAACAGTTCTATCAGTCAGCTCTCAGTTTTGGGCATTTTCTGAAGCAGTTGGGTGATTATCCGGCAGAAAGTCTCTATGAGACCATTCCGCAGTTCCATGATACAGTGAAACGGTTCCGGGATTTTGACGATGCCCAGAGAAAAGATGTGAAGAATAGGGCACGTCATTGCCGTCCGGAAATTGAGTTTGTATTAAAACGTGAAAATGACTGCGGTGTGCTCATGCAGCAGCTGGGAGAAGGATTGCTTCCGCTTCGGGTAACTCACAATGATACGAAACTGAACAATATTCTTTTCGATGCGGATACAGGAAAAGGCTTGTGCATTATTGATCTGGATACAATCATGCCGGGACTTGCAGCCAATGATTTTGGAGATTCCATCCGGTTTGGTGCGTCAACTGCAGAGGAAGATGAGAAAGATCTGGAGAAAGTACATTTTGATATCAATCTTTATGAAATGTATGTTAAGGGGTATCTTGAGACAGCCAAGGACGTTCTGACTCCGGAAGAGATTGCAAGCCTTCCATGGGGAGCAAGACTGATGACATTAGAATGTGGTATGCGGTTCCTGGCAGACTTCCTTCAGGGAGATGTGTATTTTAAGACGGCATATCCGGAACACAATCTCGTTCGTGCCAGAACTCAGTTCCGCCTTGTGGAAGAGATGGAAGAGCAATTTGACGAGATGAACCGCATTTTGAAGACATATCTATAG
- a CDS encoding radical SAM protein, with amino-acid sequence MKTIILRVSNECNLRCSYCYDSQNHNNSLKQLRENATASFRENMEQLIADINLLTKNIAHPTIIFHGGEPLLVHPKVLDKFCKELERFRFHIQTNGTLIDDETIQLFKKYCFRVGVSLDGANEFQNKERIFLNGKPSFNTVLRKIHLLQNENIKFGVIMSINRNHINTAKELYDFLAKEKLQCNIRPVFAKDSKTVNVLSAKEFVQFWCELFDIWLSDEEKRVDSWQIQEFVQEICKLKIPDYRVKSCECSPNCFENFVSLDVRGNLYACNRLYGIPQFYYGNIRTTEIGNINRKIKDITDTRKKAIEKKCGQCNFYTNCYGGCPAEAYDMYGSLEEISQFCMIRQAIYEHVKNRIL; translated from the coding sequence ATGAAAACAATAATTTTAAGAGTGTCAAATGAATGTAATTTACGATGCAGTTATTGTTATGATTCTCAAAACCATAATAATAGTTTAAAACAGCTAAGAGAAAATGCTACTGCTTCTTTTAGAGAAAATATGGAACAATTGATTGCTGATATCAATTTATTGACAAAAAATATTGCGCATCCGACAATTATTTTTCATGGTGGGGAACCGCTGCTGGTTCACCCGAAGGTTCTGGACAAATTTTGTAAAGAACTTGAAAGGTTTCGTTTTCATATACAAACAAATGGTACTTTGATAGATGATGAAACAATACAATTATTTAAAAAATATTGTTTCCGCGTTGGCGTTAGCCTAGATGGCGCTAATGAATTTCAAAATAAAGAAAGGATATTTTTAAATGGAAAGCCTTCTTTTAATACAGTGCTTAGGAAAATTCATTTACTGCAAAATGAAAACATAAAGTTTGGAGTGATCATGTCAATTAATAGGAATCATATTAATACAGCAAAAGAGCTATATGATTTTTTGGCAAAGGAGAAGCTTCAATGTAATATAAGACCAGTTTTTGCGAAAGATTCCAAAACGGTAAATGTATTGTCTGCGAAAGAGTTTGTGCAGTTTTGGTGTGAATTATTTGATATATGGCTGAGCGATGAAGAAAAAAGGGTTGACTCGTGGCAGATTCAAGAGTTTGTTCAGGAAATATGTAAGCTAAAAATACCTGATTATAGAGTGAAAAGTTGCGAATGTTCGCCAAATTGTTTTGAAAATTTTGTTTCACTTGACGTAAGAGGGAATTTATACGCCTGTAATCGCTTATATGGTATACCACAATTTTATTATGGGAACATACGGACTACAGAGATAGGAAATATTAATAGAAAAATTAAAGACATAACAGATACGAGAAAGAAAGCAATTGAGAAAAAATGTGGTCAATGCAATTTTTATACGAACTGTTATGGAGGATGTCCGGCAGAAGCGTATGATATGTATGGAAGTCTTGAAGAAATTAGCCAGTTTTGTATGATTCGGCAGGCAATTTACGAACATGTAAAAAACAGGATACTATAA
- a CDS encoding polysaccharide biosynthesis protein yields MSIFKDKTLLITGGTGSFGNAVLNRFLDTDIKEIRVFSRDEKKQDDMRHEYQAKYPEVSNKIKFYIGDVRDIQSVKNAMHGVDYIFHAAALKQVPSCEFFPIEAVKTNILGTENVLTAAVEAGVKKIICLSTDKAAYPVNAMGTSKAMMEKVIVAKSRTVSPERTSICCTRYGNVLCSRGSVIPLWIEQIKAGNPITITEPSMTRFVMSLEEAVELVVFAFQNAESGDIMVQKAPACTIEVLAQAVKELFHSENEIKVIGIRHGEKMYETLLTNEECANAIDMGNFYRVPCDKRDLNYDKYFKAGDVERNKLTEFNSSNTDLWNVEQVKEKLLSLPYVRKELELWRKECD; encoded by the coding sequence ATGAGTATATTTAAAGACAAAACACTTTTAATCACTGGTGGTACAGGTTCCTTCGGTAATGCAGTTTTAAATCGGTTTCTTGATACAGATATTAAGGAAATTCGTGTTTTCTCTAGAGACGAGAAGAAACAGGATGATATGCGCCATGAGTATCAGGCGAAATATCCTGAAGTAAGTAATAAAATTAAATTCTACATAGGTGATGTGCGTGATATTCAGTCTGTGAAGAATGCGATGCATGGAGTGGACTATATTTTCCATGCAGCAGCGCTGAAACAGGTTCCATCTTGTGAATTTTTCCCGATTGAAGCGGTGAAGACGAACATTCTTGGAACAGAAAATGTTTTAACAGCAGCAGTTGAAGCAGGAGTGAAGAAGATTATCTGCTTATCTACAGATAAGGCAGCTTATCCAGTTAATGCCATGGGTACAAGTAAGGCAATGATGGAAAAAGTCATTGTAGCAAAATCAAGAACAGTTTCACCAGAGCGGACAAGCATCTGCTGTACGAGATATGGTAACGTATTGTGTTCCAGAGGCTCTGTGATTCCGCTATGGATTGAACAGATAAAAGCAGGCAATCCGATTACAATTACCGAACCATCTATGACTCGATTTGTCATGAGTTTGGAAGAAGCGGTAGAACTTGTCGTATTTGCGTTTCAGAATGCAGAATCTGGAGATATTATGGTACAGAAAGCTCCAGCTTGTACCATTGAAGTATTGGCGCAAGCAGTGAAAGAGTTATTTCATTCAGAGAATGAGATTAAAGTAATTGGTATTCGCCATGGAGAGAAAATGTATGAAACACTTCTCACGAATGAAGAATGTGCCAATGCCATTGACATGGGGAACTTCTATCGCGTACCTTGTGATAAGAGAGATTTGAATTATGATAAGTACTTCAAAGCTGGGGATGTAGAGCGGAATAAATTGACAGAATTTAATTCTAGCAATACAGATTTATGGAATGTAGAGCAGGTGAAAGAAAAATTACTTTCTTTGCCTTATGTACGTAAAGAATTAGAATTATGGAGAAAAGAATGCGATTAA
- a CDS encoding acyltransferase family protein, which yields MGKEITFSKKDTLRLKGIAICMMLFHHLFGFPDRIPYKMIDISFIGGDLSYFLASFSKLCVMIYVFLGGYGNYYTFYHCTNISETSRCLVDKIKKLYLNYWKVFLIFIPLLYILKYYVVDIGVFIKGFIGISHMYNNEWWFFFPYVLVLCFYAVGFKIFFIRKGFWIEFVMLFVLGGCWEKVGLILESSVSSTIILVIISGLNFLPAFLCGSFFAKYNFLSKIKNMLRRCKLFCLSTVMGVFVLMWIRYNFGDGYDWIMAAVFVILILPITLMKESNLINKILVKLGSQSMSMWLIHTFFCYQFFQNEIYFTRIPIVIFFVLLIVSYASSVVIGKLWRELNKPVEKIRMKVREIN from the coding sequence ATGGGGAAGGAGATAACTTTTTCCAAAAAAGATACGCTAAGATTAAAGGGAATTGCTATATGTATGATGTTATTTCATCACTTATTTGGTTTTCCAGATCGTATCCCATATAAAATGATAGATATTTCATTCATAGGGGGGGATTTGTCCTATTTTTTGGCATCCTTTTCAAAATTGTGTGTGATGATTTATGTATTCTTAGGAGGTTATGGTAATTATTATACGTTTTACCATTGTACAAATATAAGTGAAACGAGTCGCTGCCTCGTAGATAAAATAAAAAAATTGTATTTGAATTATTGGAAAGTTTTTTTGATTTTTATTCCTTTACTTTACATATTAAAATATTATGTCGTTGATATTGGAGTATTTATAAAAGGATTTATAGGTATATCACATATGTATAACAATGAGTGGTGGTTCTTTTTTCCTTATGTCCTTGTTCTTTGTTTTTATGCAGTTGGTTTTAAAATTTTTTTTATTAGAAAAGGTTTTTGGATAGAATTTGTGATGCTGTTTGTTTTGGGAGGGTGTTGGGAAAAGGTAGGGTTAATATTGGAGAGTTCGGTAAGTTCTACTATTATTTTAGTAATAATTTCTGGATTGAATTTTCTGCCAGCTTTTTTATGTGGATCCTTTTTTGCAAAATATAATTTCCTTTCAAAAATAAAAAACATGTTAAGAAGGTGCAAGTTATTTTGTCTAAGCACAGTAATGGGAGTGTTTGTGTTAATGTGGATTAGATATAATTTCGGTGATGGATATGATTGGATTATGGCAGCAGTGTTTGTAATCTTAATATTACCGATTACACTAATGAAAGAAAGCAATTTAATAAATAAGATATTAGTAAAATTAGGTAGTCAGAGTATGTCGATGTGGCTGATACATACATTTTTTTGTTATCAATTCTTTCAAAATGAGATTTATTTCACGAGGATACCTATAGTGATATTTTTTGTGTTGCTTATTGTTTCTTATGCATCATCTGTAGTTATAGGAAAGCTGTGGAGAGAGTTAAATAAACCAGTAGAAAAAATTAGAATGAAAGTAAGGGAGATCAATTAA
- a CDS encoding glycosyltransferase, with product MCGEKPLISIIVPVYNVEQYLPKCIESLLRQTYTNLEIILSDDGSTDKSPDICDEYAAKDSRIKVIHKKNGGLSDARNAGLNCLTGTYVAFVDSDDYLELDAIETLVMVAIDYSASIVHMKSYIVSSNYKILVNQSSGTRKVSICTSEEYIQGMCEKRKSESVCDKLFKAELFNERRFEKGRLNEDFFFLSKIFFLDLKIAEIDYSGYNYYQRTGSITNSGYGQSLVDSVKNAYELKELAHVNVPKLEKYFARLTLFQARTLFIVIPWKNVKENMNDYMDSLYYLRKSLPFVKEVHLTKKDKLIVLAIDKSPKLVIWLLGKIWKRKRG from the coding sequence GTGTGTGGTGAAAAACCTTTGATTAGTATTATTGTTCCAGTATATAATGTTGAGCAATATTTACCTAAATGTATTGAAAGTTTATTACGTCAAACATATACTAATTTAGAAATTATATTGTCAGATGATGGGAGTACAGATAAATCGCCTGATATTTGTGATGAATATGCAGCGAAAGATTCTAGGATAAAAGTTATTCATAAAAAAAATGGTGGTCTCTCTGATGCTAGAAATGCTGGTTTAAACTGTTTGACGGGAACATATGTTGCATTTGTAGATAGTGATGACTATTTGGAGTTAGATGCTATTGAGACGTTAGTCATGGTTGCAATTGATTATTCCGCTTCGATTGTTCATATGAAAAGTTATATCGTTTCTTCTAACTATAAAATATTAGTGAATCAGTCTTCAGGAACGAGAAAAGTTTCTATTTGCACTTCCGAAGAATATATTCAAGGAATGTGTGAAAAAAGAAAGTCAGAATCTGTTTGTGACAAATTGTTTAAAGCTGAATTATTTAATGAAAGAAGATTTGAAAAAGGAAGACTTAACGAAGATTTCTTTTTTTTATCCAAGATATTTTTTCTTGATTTGAAAATAGCGGAAATAGATTATTCTGGATACAATTATTATCAAAGGACAGGGAGTATTACAAATTCTGGTTATGGACAATCATTAGTTGATTCGGTTAAAAATGCGTATGAATTAAAAGAATTGGCACACGTTAATGTTCCTAAGTTAGAAAAATATTTTGCTAGATTAACACTCTTTCAAGCGAGAACTCTTTTTATTGTAATTCCATGGAAAAATGTAAAAGAAAATATGAATGATTATATGGACTCTTTATATTATCTTAGAAAAAGTCTTCCATTTGTAAAAGAAGTACATTTAACAAAGAAAGATAAGCTAATTGTCTTGGCAATTGATAAGAGCCCTAAATTAGTGATATGGTTACTTGGAAAAATTTGGAAAAGAAAGAGAGGGTAA
- a CDS encoding glycosyltransferase, with protein MKKILFCLQTMVCGGVEKELITILNRFNPQEYDLAVLLFYTQDKEMEKKLPNYVEFINLQLDKKYYCGNLKNVIAERMKKGEMIEAAKIITSRIVKGISVPVNISLDKINILGEKYDYAVCYHMHSPLVLKYVAEKVQAKRKYAWIHNDFITTGFPIAQYDAWLQNYNAFFGVSEQITSEFRNICSNCSNRAFTLPNIVDEKEILLKAEDFSSLDRGFETDKNFRIVTVGRFVEQKGFDLAIKATSILKKQGLKFTWYAIGYGKDETLMKSLIDENDVSDCFIILGRKENPYPYIKMSDIYVQPSRHEGYAITIEEAKVLKKVIVCTNFSGASEQLINKETGIIVDAFSAERIAEAISPFILNSNYKNNFQCKINNTAYKDNWDAIQEVFT; from the coding sequence TTGAAAAAAATATTGTTTTGCTTACAAACAATGGTATGTGGAGGAGTGGAAAAAGAATTAATTACTATATTGAATCGATTCAATCCGCAAGAATATGATTTGGCGGTACTGCTTTTTTATACACAAGACAAGGAAATGGAAAAAAAGCTCCCCAATTATGTCGAATTTATTAATTTACAGTTAGATAAAAAGTATTATTGTGGTAATTTAAAAAATGTAATTGCAGAGAGAATGAAAAAAGGCGAGATGATAGAAGCGGCTAAAATAATAACGAGTCGAATAGTAAAAGGAATATCCGTTCCTGTAAACATTTCTTTAGACAAAATTAATATACTAGGAGAAAAATATGATTATGCGGTTTGTTATCATATGCATTCTCCTCTTGTCTTGAAATATGTTGCGGAAAAAGTGCAGGCAAAAAGAAAATATGCATGGATCCACAACGACTTTATAACAACGGGTTTCCCGATTGCTCAATATGATGCTTGGTTACAAAATTATAATGCATTTTTTGGTGTTTCAGAACAAATTACATCTGAATTTCGCAATATATGTTCTAATTGCAGTAATAGGGCATTTACGCTTCCTAATATTGTAGATGAAAAGGAGATTCTGTTGAAAGCAGAGGATTTTTCATCATTGGATAGAGGATTTGAAACAGATAAAAATTTTAGAATTGTGACAGTAGGACGATTTGTTGAACAAAAAGGATTTGACCTTGCTATTAAGGCGACGTCAATATTAAAAAAACAAGGACTTAAATTTACTTGGTACGCTATTGGATATGGGAAAGATGAAACGTTGATGAAATCATTGATAGATGAGAATGATGTTAGTGATTGTTTTATTATTCTTGGAAGAAAAGAAAATCCTTATCCATACATAAAAATGTCAGATATTTATGTACAACCCTCTAGACATGAGGGATATGCTATTACGATTGAAGAAGCAAAGGTGCTTAAAAAAGTGATAGTGTGTACTAATTTTTCGGGAGCATCTGAGCAATTGATTAATAAGGAGACAGGAATAATAGTAGATGCATTTTCGGCAGAAAGAATTGCAGAAGCAATAAGTCCATTTATTTTAAACAGTAATTATAAAAATAATTTTCAATGTAAAATAAATAACACTGCGTATAAAGATAATTGGGATGCGATACAGGAGGTGTTTACTTAG
- a CDS encoding glycosyltransferase gives MKKIAIILDEMSIGGIPKACVDFANQLKEYCEVVILMKNTEGELIKELSDEVSVKIVQTPSFKKTIKKLIQNHKYFVLIRYILQYFCWTRLSNRWVKVNNLTAKNYGIYEDDEYDCAIAYHGMSISQLLMTLYGVEAKKKIAWIHGEHPFEGINKQDINAVYNKFDKIYCVSPSVCNRFLEDFTGLDEKVDSYKNLLNVEKIRKLSREKIEEAVNDTYVKIVTVGRVSQEKGQEMIPEIVAKLKGKGIEVRWYIVGNGSDLERIRKLSEEWNVSESVKFLGAKTNPYPYMKMCDIYVQPSYTEGYCLTVCEASILGKPIVLTEIAAAEILENNKTAIVVKPCADDLANGIEKLIKEPLLKRKIEENLSRIDLSNSKEINKLLEFI, from the coding sequence ATGAAGAAAATAGCAATTATATTGGATGAAATGTCAATAGGAGGAATTCCAAAAGCTTGTGTAGATTTTGCTAATCAATTGAAAGAATATTGTGAAGTTGTAATATTGATGAAGAATACAGAGGGTGAGTTGATAAAGGAATTATCAGATGAGGTTTCCGTGAAAATTGTTCAAACACCAAGTTTTAAAAAGACGATTAAAAAATTAATACAGAATCATAAGTATTTTGTTTTGATAAGATATATTCTTCAGTACTTTTGCTGGACAAGATTGAGTAATCGCTGGGTAAAAGTAAATAATTTGACAGCAAAAAACTATGGAATCTATGAAGATGATGAATATGATTGTGCAATAGCTTATCACGGGATGAGTATATCTCAGCTATTGATGACTTTATATGGAGTAGAAGCAAAGAAAAAAATTGCTTGGATTCATGGAGAGCATCCATTTGAAGGAATAAACAAACAAGATATCAATGCTGTATATAATAAATTTGATAAGATTTATTGTGTATCGCCATCTGTTTGTAATAGGTTCTTGGAGGATTTTACAGGATTAGATGAAAAAGTAGACTCATACAAAAACTTGCTGAATGTAGAAAAAATAAGAAAATTATCTAGGGAAAAAATAGAAGAAGCAGTCAATGATACATATGTTAAGATTGTTACTGTTGGACGTGTAAGTCAAGAAAAAGGACAAGAAATGATACCAGAAATCGTTGCCAAATTAAAAGGTAAAGGTATAGAAGTACGCTGGTATATTGTCGGTAATGGAAGTGACTTAGAAAGAATAAGAAAGCTAAGCGAGGAATGGAATGTTTCTGAATCAGTAAAATTTTTGGGAGCAAAAACAAATCCATATCCATATATGAAGATGTGTGATATATATGTACAGCCATCTTATACAGAGGGGTACTGTTTAACTGTTTGTGAGGCTTCAATTTTAGGAAAACCAATTGTTTTAACGGAAATCGCTGCAGCAGAAATATTAGAAAATAATAAGACTGCAATTGTAGTTAAACCATGTGCAGATGATTTAGCAAATGGCATTGAAAAACTGATTAAAGAACCATTGTTAAAACGAAAAATAGAAGAAAATTTATCGAGGATAGATTTATCAAATAGTAAAGAAATAAATAAACTTCTGGAATTTATTTAA